In bacterium BMS3Abin02, the genomic stretch GCGTTGACCTTCATGCCTGCGACGATCGGATCTTCATCCGCCCGCTCCAGCAGTTCGGCGAACGTCACCGATCCGATCTTCAGGAGCTGTTTGAGTTCTGCGCGAACCCTGCGTGCCTCAACGGCCTTTACGAGTGCAGCCGCTCGCTGCTCATTGGTGAGTGAGGGAGGTGCCATGAGTCCGCACTCTACCAAGCCTCACATCGACGCGAGTATTCGACGGGCGGCGAGCACGGGTTCGGCGGCGCGGATGATCGGACGACCAACCACCAAGAAGTCGGCGCCGTGCCGCATCGCCTCACGCGGGGTGGCAATCCTGGCCTGGTCATCCCTGGTGGCTCCGGGCTCTCGGATCCCGGGAGTGACCTTCACCAGATCGGGCGCCACCGTCGCGATGATCCCGAGTTCTCTCGCCGAACAGACGACACCTTCGCAACCGCTCTCGGCGGCCAGACAGGCCATGCGGGAGGTGAGACGTCCGGGAGACGATGCGATACCGACACCGTGCAGAGCTTCGTCGTCGAGGCTCGTGAGCACTGTCACGGCCAGGATGCCGGCGTCTCTGCCGCTCGCACCGTCGGCGAGACCTTCCACGGCTGCTTCCATCATCGCCCGTCCTCCGGAGGCGTGCACGCTGATCCACCGGGCTCCGAGAGCTCCAAGCTGCCTCGCGGCGCGGCGAACAGTGGCCGGTATGTCGTGCAGCTTCGCGTCGGCAAAGATGGGGACGCCGTTCGCGCCGAGCATCGCGATCGTCGCAGGACCAGGGCCGCTGAGCAGCTCCAGACCCACTTTGAAGCCGCCCACCTCGCCTTCGAGCATATGCGCCAGCCGTGCAGCTTGAGCGGCAGTCGCAACGTCGAGCGCCACGATCAGCGGGTTCACCACGGTTTCACTCCTCCGACCAGTTCTCTCAACGTCTCACATTCCAACTCCCTCGCGAGACGGAGCACCTCTCCAAGAATCCTGCTGCCGGCTCTCGGTTCCAGGAAGTGCACCGACCCGAGACCGACTGCCGATGCACCGGCCAAGAGATACTCGATCACGTCTTCCCCGCTCCGCACGCCTCCACAGCCAACGATCGGTGCGTCAGGTATCTCCCGGTGCACTTCGAGTACACAGGCGAGCGAAATCGGCTTCAACGGGGGCCCCGAGTA encodes the following:
- the pyrF gene encoding orotidine 5'-phosphate decarboxylase, with amino-acid sequence MNPLIVALDVATAAQAARLAHMLEGEVGGFKVGLELLSGPGPATIAMLGANGVPIFADAKLHDIPATVRRAARQLGALGARWISVHASGGRAMMEAAVEGLADGASGRDAGILAVTVLTSLDDEALHGVGIASSPGRLTSRMACLAAESGCEGVVCSARELGIIATVAPDLVKVTPGIREPGATRDDQARIATPREAMRHGADFLVVGRPIIRAAEPVLAARRILASM